One Odocoileus virginianus isolate 20LAN1187 ecotype Illinois chromosome 4, Ovbor_1.2, whole genome shotgun sequence DNA segment encodes these proteins:
- the LOC110141400 gene encoding proline-rich protein 23C-like, which translates to MGSRPRSPGAYSSDRWGNQAGKPGPAKRRRMEERARPESESESETAPSVDNLTGSTAADALTRVVVLPAGCALHLPLDNVDLVLEPEPTSVLQVALGDFIFTLVPEALLGSRVEGPSGQVLERASVLSPPGEYTALEPGFCAAVPEVACEEEANADDADLGADFLSPGMDVAGDLIPGLRSPAARVWRSDAQGFFPEFWPRAPNPSAERRSSHHDDHLDVHILEPFPDSPLQPLPPSPSPSPHERPQRPHGPARKARRCLFPE; encoded by the coding sequence ATGGGCAGCAGGCCCCGAAGCCCCGGTGCTTACTCCTCAGACCGATGGGGAAACCAGGCCGGAAAACCCGGCCCTGCCAAGCGCCGCCGAATGGAGGAGCGCGCGCGCCCCGAGTCCGAGTCCGAGTCCGAGACGGCGCCCAGCGTGGACAATCTGACAGGATCTACGGCTGCAGACGCGCTCACACGCGTAGTGGTTCTGCCCGCTGGCTGTGCCCTGCATCTGCCCCTGGACAACGTAGATCTGGTACTGGAGCCCGAGCCCACGTCCGTGCTGCAGGTGGCTCTCGGAGATTTTATCTTCACACTGGTCCCCGAGGCTCTCTTGGGCTCGAGGGTGGAAGGCCCGTCGGGACAGGTCCTTGAACGGGCCTCTGTCCTGAGCCCTCCCGGGGAGTACACGGCTCTGGAACCGGGATTCTGCGCAGCTGTGCCAGAGGTCGCCTGCGAAGAAGAGGCCAACGCGGACGACGCCGACTTGGGCGCTGACTTCCTGTCACCTGGGATGGATGTGGCAGGCGACCTCATCCCTGGGCTCCGCAGCCCAGCCGCCAGGGTGTGGCGCTCCGACGCACAGGGTTTCTTCCCAGAGTTCTGGCCTCGAGCGCCTAACCCTAGTGCAGAGAGACGCTCTTCTCACCACGACGACCACCTGGACGTGCACATTCTAGAGCCCTTTCCCGACTCACCACTCCAACCTCTACCGCCCTCTCCAAGTCCGAGCCCTCATGAGCGCCCCCAGCGCCCTCACGGTCCTGCGCGCAAGGCTCGGAGATGTCTGTTTCCAGAATGA